A genomic segment from Thermodesulfovibrionales bacterium encodes:
- the dnaN gene encoding DNA polymerase III subunit beta produces MILTVLKNEFMKYLSQIKGIVDKKSTMPVLNHFLLDCRKEPLLYATDLDTAIRLHCSEFRVKRPGALAIPARTFIPLISELEGDILLEERENFKLKISAGKVSAEIACLDPQEFPLWPDIEDGVELTIPIKVLKEIIEKTVYAASDSDTRYVFNGILLHLTKEGLRAVGTDGHRLALYRAMDSELNIQQELKVILPKRAMNELRRLVEDEMVTIKAGKNHVLFQSGSLEFLTKVIEGTYPNYEQVIPKSCLKKFTSTKENLEKGLKRVSIISRERSNAIKMDLKENTLKLSASNPDLGAIEEELSVGFEGEPFTIGFNARYLLDSLQVIESEEIIMEFNDPLGPSILRGSGDDSYLSVIMPMRI; encoded by the coding sequence ATGATTCTTACTGTATTAAAGAATGAGTTTATGAAATACCTTTCCCAGATTAAGGGCATAGTGGATAAAAAAAGCACAATGCCTGTGCTTAACCACTTTCTTCTTGACTGCCGGAAGGAGCCACTTCTTTATGCAACTGACCTTGATACAGCAATAAGGCTCCACTGTTCGGAATTCAGGGTTAAGAGACCGGGAGCTCTTGCAATTCCTGCGAGGACCTTTATACCTCTAATAAGTGAACTTGAAGGTGATATCCTTCTTGAAGAAAGGGAGAATTTTAAACTAAAGATATCAGCCGGTAAGGTTTCTGCTGAGATTGCCTGTCTTGATCCACAGGAATTTCCTCTCTGGCCTGATATTGAGGACGGCGTGGAATTAACCATTCCCATAAAAGTTCTGAAGGAAATTATAGAGAAGACAGTTTATGCTGCAAGCGACAGTGATACAAGATATGTATTTAATGGCATCCTGCTCCACCTGACAAAGGAGGGTCTGCGCGCTGTTGGTACAGATGGTCACAGGCTTGCCCTTTACAGAGCAATGGACAGTGAACTAAATATTCAGCAGGAACTCAAGGTTATCCTGCCAAAGCGAGCCATGAACGAACTGAGGCGCCTTGTAGAGGATGAGATGGTTACCATTAAGGCCGGAAAGAACCATGTTCTTTTTCAGAGTGGAAGTCTTGAATTTCTTACAAAGGTAATCGAGGGAACCTATCCCAATTATGAACAGGTAATACCCAAGTCATGCTTAAAGAAATTTACTTCTACAAAGGAAAATTTAGAAAAAGGCCTTAAGAGGGTATCCATAATATCCCGCGAAAGATCAAACGCTATTAAAATGGATCTAAAGGAAAATACCCTTAAACTGAGTGCATCTAATCCTGATCTGGGAGCCATTGAAGAAGAACTTTCAGTGGGGTTCGAAGGAGAACCCTTTACAATAGGCTTCAATGCAAGGTATTTACTTGATAGTCTACAGGTTATAGAATCTGAGGAAATAATAATGGAATTCAATGATCCCCTTGGTCCATCCATACTGAGAGGTTCTGGTGATGACAGTTATCTTTCAGTAATAATGCCAATGAGGATTTAA
- the dnaA gene encoding chromosomal replication initiator protein DnaA produces the protein MLKKSQEIWEKVLERLEEKVGRGSFELWFKPIKLIELKEEILTIEVPNRFFKEWIEENYVNSLIEVFNEIANFNGQIKFKIAEKDKDRELKKEVLQLENRTKKLASKGIFLNPRYTFESFVVGPSNQFAHAAAKTVSEYPGSVYNPLFIYGGVGLGKTHLINAIGNYIVDHISGLNVLYVPIEQFTNEVVAAIRHQKMAELKEKYRNIDVLLVDDIQFISGKATVQEELFHTFNSLYDKQKQIVMASDRPPKEIQDIPDRLKTRFGMGLIADIQPPEYETKIAILNKKAEKEKIKLPEDVCHWLAKKIKSNIRELEGCLIKLAAHSSLTGAPITMEMAKTVLKDVISDEERPITPDLIQKTVAEAFGLKAQDLKVKRRTKEIAIPRQVGMYIARELTQLSLSDIGKHFGGKDHSTVIYACKQVEDKMSKDEQFKSLVKSIIERIKP, from the coding sequence ATGTTAAAAAAAAGTCAGGAAATATGGGAGAAGGTACTTGAAAGGCTTGAAGAAAAGGTTGGGAGGGGCTCATTTGAGCTGTGGTTTAAGCCCATAAAACTTATTGAATTAAAAGAGGAAATTTTAACAATAGAGGTACCTAACAGGTTCTTTAAAGAATGGATTGAGGAAAATTATGTCAATTCTCTAATAGAGGTTTTTAACGAGATAGCTAATTTTAACGGTCAGATAAAATTCAAGATTGCTGAAAAGGATAAAGATAGAGAGCTCAAAAAAGAGGTCTTACAGCTTGAAAACAGGACAAAGAAACTTGCAAGCAAGGGTATTTTTCTTAATCCCAGGTACACCTTTGAATCCTTTGTTGTTGGTCCATCAAATCAATTTGCCCATGCAGCAGCAAAGACGGTTTCTGAGTATCCTGGCTCTGTCTATAATCCACTATTTATCTATGGCGGAGTGGGTCTCGGAAAAACCCATCTAATAAATGCAATTGGAAATTATATAGTTGATCATATTTCTGGTCTTAATGTACTCTATGTGCCGATTGAGCAGTTCACAAATGAGGTTGTTGCAGCCATAAGACACCAGAAAATGGCTGAATTGAAAGAAAAATACAGAAATATAGATGTTCTGCTTGTTGATGATATCCAGTTTATATCCGGAAAGGCCACTGTTCAGGAAGAATTATTCCACACCTTCAATTCTCTTTATGACAAGCAGAAACAGATAGTTATGGCAAGCGATAGACCCCCAAAGGAGATACAGGATATTCCTGATAGATTAAAGACCAGATTCGGCATGGGTCTCATTGCAGATATACAGCCCCCTGAGTATGAAACAAAGATTGCAATACTTAACAAAAAAGCAGAGAAAGAAAAGATAAAACTGCCTGAAGATGTCTGCCACTGGCTTGCAAAAAAGATAAAGTCCAATATAAGAGAACTGGAAGGTTGTCTGATAAAGCTTGCTGCTCACAGTTCTCTTACAGGTGCACCTATTACCATGGAGATGGCAAAGACAGTACTTAAAGATGTAATATCTGATGAGGAACGGCCAATAACGCCTGATCTTATACAGAAAACTGTTGCAGAGGCCTTTGGATTAAAGGCTCAGGACCTCAAGGTTAAAAGAAGGACCAAGGAGATAGCTATTCCAAGACAGGTTGGCATGTACATTGCTCGGGAACTTACTCAGTTATCTTTAAGTGATATAGGTAAACATTTTGGCGGCAAAGACCACTCAACAGTTATCTATGCATGTAAACAGGTGGAGGATAAAATGTCTAAGGACGAGCAGTTTAAGAGTCTTGTTAAATCAATAATTGAAAGGATAAAACCTTGA
- the prfB gene encoding peptide chain release factor 2 has protein sequence MLLDEIRIIDSELQKTEVWSSHEKMRELTKRKARLQDILEPFDLINSKINYIEESLELLDEEGGEIFVNELRSEIKSLNKLIDELELKHLMTGELDRNNAILSIHPGAGGTESQDWAQILMRMYLRWADRHNFKTEILDLLQGEEAGIKDVTISITGPYAYGFLKAEAGVHRLVRISPFDANKRRHTSFAAVLVYPEIEDDITVEIKEEDLRIETFRASGAGGQHVNKVSSAVRITHIPTGIVVACQNERSQHRNKAMALKILKAKLYDRQLKEQQEKIESLVGEKKDISWGNQIRSYVLQPYRLVKDHRTGLERGDVDSVFDGDIDEFIKEYLKILNKRKVFEPAVSKKTTSSNLSN, from the coding sequence ATACTACTTGATGAGATCAGGATTATAGATTCAGAGCTTCAGAAGACAGAGGTATGGAGCTCCCATGAAAAGATGCGTGAACTTACAAAAAGAAAGGCGAGACTTCAGGATATTCTTGAACCCTTTGATCTGATAAACTCAAAAATAAATTATATTGAAGAGTCCCTGGAACTTCTTGATGAAGAAGGTGGAGAGATATTTGTTAATGAGTTAAGAAGTGAAATAAAATCCCTTAACAAACTTATAGATGAATTAGAGCTTAAACATCTCATGACAGGTGAACTTGACAGAAACAATGCCATTTTATCAATACATCCAGGAGCAGGCGGCACGGAGAGTCAGGACTGGGCACAGATCCTTATGAGGATGTATCTAAGATGGGCAGATAGACATAATTTTAAGACAGAGATTCTTGACCTTCTTCAGGGTGAAGAGGCTGGCATAAAGGATGTTACTATTTCTATTACCGGACCGTATGCCTACGGATTCCTTAAGGCTGAGGCTGGTGTACACAGGCTTGTAAGGATATCCCCATTTGACGCAAATAAAAGGAGGCATACCTCTTTTGCTGCTGTTCTTGTCTATCCTGAAATAGAGGATGATATAACTGTAGAAATAAAAGAAGAAGACCTAAGGATTGAGACATTCCGAGCATCTGGAGCAGGTGGGCAGCACGTAAATAAAGTCTCATCTGCTGTAAGGATTACCCATATTCCAACAGGCATAGTGGTTGCCTGCCAGAATGAAAGATCACAGCACAGAAATAAGGCAATGGCATTAAAGATACTTAAGGCTAAGTTATACGACAGACAGCTCAAAGAACAACAGGAAAAAATAGAAAGCCTTGTTGGAGAAAAAAAGGATATCTCCTGGGGTAATCAGATAAGGTCTTATGTACTTCAACCCTATCGTCTTGTCAAAGATCACAGAACAGGCCTTGAAAGAGGAGATGTGGATTCTGTTTTTGATGGTGATATAGATGAGTTTATTAAAGAATATTTAAAAATTTTGAATAAAAGAAAAGTTTTTGAGCCGGCAGTTTCAAAGAAAACTACTTCTTCTAATTTAAGTAACTAA
- the lnt gene encoding apolipoprotein N-acyltransferase, with translation MVKATARLIKGLLLPGLSGGLLILSFPRYEISLLAWISIVPLMIDLTFSKLSGRDAFKKGFFMGMVYFFGTLYWIHHSVHYYGGLGFVPSILVVLLLSAYLSLYTGLFSFLVFKIHTRTAYPLLLLAPSIWVSLEYIRTYFLTGFPWSSIGYTQYKTLHLIQIADITGIYGISFLVVAVNGAIVDLILMKKRLEDLPFYPIAPRLAGFVLLGAALIATFLYGNARLKENIDQKTAKISIVQGNIPQDKKWEPSFQAEVMRIYKDLTREIAIKESPELVVWPETAVPFIFSEPRFAQAANNITIVPKDTDEIFSADLTEFVKQINTYLLFGSIRKGYEKGQEYFTNGAILLGKDGKVTYTYDKIHLVPFGEYVPLRSVLFFIDKITVGIGDYRPGKDIKKAILPSGTFSTLICYEIIFPGLVRKAFKEGGDFIVNITNDAWFGRTSGPYQHFSMAVFRAIENRKPVIRAANTGISGFIDSKGRIIAQTPLFERLGITMDIGLSDKKTFYTRFGDLFVYFCLIVSILGLSRVLSI, from the coding sequence ATGGTAAAAGCAACAGCACGATTGATAAAAGGTTTACTTCTGCCAGGCCTTTCAGGGGGCTTGCTTATCCTCTCCTTTCCCAGATATGAAATTTCCTTGCTGGCCTGGATATCCATTGTTCCCCTGATGATCGATCTTACCTTCAGTAAACTTTCTGGCAGGGATGCCTTTAAAAAAGGTTTTTTTATGGGCATGGTCTATTTCTTTGGAACACTTTACTGGATACACCATTCGGTCCATTATTACGGTGGATTGGGATTTGTACCGAGTATTCTTGTCGTGTTACTTCTATCAGCCTACCTAAGTCTCTATACAGGACTATTTTCCTTTCTGGTATTTAAAATTCACACCAGAACAGCCTATCCTTTACTGCTTCTTGCTCCTTCTATCTGGGTAAGCCTTGAATATATAAGAACTTATTTTTTAACCGGGTTTCCATGGTCAAGCATAGGGTATACCCAGTATAAAACACTGCACCTAATACAGATAGCTGACATTACAGGTATATATGGCATATCATTTCTGGTTGTAGCTGTCAATGGAGCAATTGTTGATCTTATTCTAATGAAAAAAAGGTTAGAGGACCTACCATTTTATCCTATCGCACCGAGGCTTGCTGGATTTGTTCTTCTTGGAGCAGCCCTGATAGCCACATTTCTTTATGGAAATGCGAGATTAAAAGAAAATATTGACCAAAAAACCGCAAAAATAAGCATTGTACAGGGCAATATACCGCAGGATAAAAAATGGGAGCCATCCTTCCAGGCAGAGGTAATGAGAATTTATAAAGATCTCACAAGAGAGATTGCAATAAAGGAATCTCCGGAACTCGTGGTCTGGCCGGAAACAGCAGTACCCTTTATATTCAGCGAGCCTCGCTTTGCTCAAGCAGCAAATAACATAACTATAGTGCCAAAAGATACCGATGAAATTTTCAGCGCAGACCTTACAGAATTTGTAAAGCAAATCAATACCTATCTGCTCTTTGGATCTATCAGAAAGGGATATGAAAAAGGTCAGGAGTACTTCACAAACGGCGCCATTCTTCTTGGTAAGGATGGAAAAGTTACATATACATATGATAAAATACATTTAGTCCCCTTTGGAGAGTATGTTCCCCTCAGGAGTGTCTTATTTTTTATAGATAAGATTACAGTTGGTATAGGAGACTACAGGCCCGGAAAAGATATTAAAAAGGCAATTTTACCATCAGGCACTTTTTCAACCCTGATATGTTACGAAATTATCTTCCCAGGTCTTGTGAGAAAAGCATTCAAGGAAGGTGGAGATTTTATTGTGAATATAACAAATGACGCCTGGTTTGGCAGAACCTCAGGTCCCTATCAGCATTTTTCAATGGCGGTTTTCAGGGCTATAGAAAATAGAAAGCCTGTTATAAGGGCTGCAAATACCGGGATTTCAGGTTTCATTGACAGTAAAGGAAGGATAATTGCACAGACACCACTGTTTGAAAGACTGGGTATAACCATGGATATAGGATTGAGTGATAAAAAAACCTTTTATACAAGGTTCGGTGATCTCTTTGTTTATTTCTGCCTGATTGTTTCTATACTTGGATTATCAAGAGTATTATCTATTTAA
- the gyrB gene encoding DNA topoisomerase (ATP-hydrolyzing) subunit B has protein sequence MADKKQAQTPEVNDNETYGAEAIKILKGLDAVRKRPAMYIGSTGPEGLHHLVYEVVDNSVDEALAGYCKNIEVIIHHDGSCTVIDDGRGIPTEPHPGDPEGRSAAEIVLTELHAGGKFESKAYKISGGLHGVGVSVVNALSEWLELEIRQNGLVYQQSYERGRPRTPLTVVGKTKARGTKITFKPDPEIFETTEFNADTLAQRLRELAFLNKGLQITLKDERTGRKEAFSYKGGIVSFVEHLNKNKTPIHAKPIYIEGEKDDVLIEIALQYNDGYAETIYTFANNINTREGGTHLIGFKSALTRTVNSYGLKAGILKEGKESLTGEDIREGLVAVVSVKIPNPQFEGQTKMKLGNTEVKGIVESLVNEKLSQYFEENPSVARKIVEKALQAARAREAARKAKELTRRKGLLEDTTLPGKLADCTEKDPALSELFIVEGDSAGGSAKQARDRRFQAILPLRGKILNVEKARFDKMLSSEEIKVLITALGTGIGPDDFNISKIRYHKIILMTDADVDGAHIRTLLLTFFFRQMPEVIEKGYLYIAQPPLYRIKRGKQEFYVQTDGELQDMLLKIVQNELDVITSGRRIPSEELPKKLKTLQAIDKLLLWFKDRRIDPDVLAFIAAKSVTRETLKAKTRVKEVLSDLKEHIPDIQTGEIEEDEEHGGYKFKVKRQTYRFTVNYELVASPDYKELEALYRARQDFVPPYKVTVHKKEETSPLQKEMEFKTDRELLEYVLSLSKKGLTIQRYKGLGEMNPAQLWETTMDPEKRSLLRVTIEDSVKADEIFTILMGDQVEPRKEFIMKHALEARNLDI, from the coding sequence ATGGCTGACAAAAAACAGGCTCAAACACCCGAGGTCAATGATAATGAGACCTATGGTGCTGAGGCAATAAAAATACTTAAAGGTCTGGATGCTGTCAGAAAGCGTCCGGCCATGTATATTGGTTCAACAGGTCCAGAGGGACTTCATCACCTTGTGTATGAGGTTGTTGACAATAGCGTAGATGAGGCACTTGCTGGATACTGTAAAAATATTGAAGTAATAATTCATCATGATGGAAGCTGCACAGTCATAGATGATGGAAGGGGTATTCCCACTGAACCCCATCCCGGAGATCCTGAGGGAAGATCTGCTGCAGAGATTGTACTTACAGAGCTTCATGCTGGAGGCAAGTTCGAATCAAAGGCCTACAAGATTTCTGGAGGACTTCATGGAGTTGGGGTATCTGTTGTAAATGCCCTCTCAGAATGGTTAGAGCTTGAGATAAGGCAGAACGGTCTTGTCTATCAGCAGTCCTATGAGAGGGGAAGACCCAGGACCCCTCTGACAGTGGTGGGAAAGACAAAGGCCAGAGGAACAAAGATCACCTTCAAGCCTGATCCAGAAATCTTTGAAACAACAGAATTCAATGCTGATACACTTGCCCAGAGATTGAGGGAGCTTGCCTTCCTTAACAAGGGTCTTCAGATCACACTAAAGGATGAAAGAACAGGCAGAAAAGAGGCCTTCAGCTACAAGGGTGGCATAGTCTCCTTTGTAGAGCATCTTAATAAGAATAAAACACCAATTCATGCCAAACCCATTTATATTGAGGGTGAAAAGGATGATGTATTAATAGAAATTGCCCTTCAGTATAATGATGGATATGCAGAGACCATATATACATTTGCAAATAATATTAATACAAGAGAGGGAGGGACTCATCTAATAGGTTTTAAATCAGCCCTTACGAGAACAGTTAATTCCTATGGTCTTAAGGCAGGTATCCTTAAGGAAGGAAAGGAATCTCTTACAGGTGAGGATATAAGGGAGGGGCTTGTTGCTGTTGTGAGCGTGAAAATTCCAAACCCCCAGTTTGAAGGCCAGACAAAGATGAAGCTCGGTAATACAGAAGTAAAGGGAATCGTTGAATCCCTTGTGAATGAAAAACTATCCCAGTATTTTGAGGAGAATCCTTCAGTAGCAAGAAAGATTGTTGAGAAGGCTCTTCAGGCTGCAAGGGCAAGGGAGGCAGCGAGAAAGGCTAAGGAGCTAACAAGAAGAAAAGGACTTCTTGAGGATACAACCCTTCCGGGGAAGCTTGCTGATTGCACAGAGAAGGATCCTGCCCTGTCAGAACTTTTTATTGTTGAGGGTGACTCAGCTGGTGGTTCTGCGAAACAAGCAAGGGACAGGAGATTTCAGGCAATCCTACCTTTAAGAGGAAAGATTCTTAATGTTGAAAAGGCTCGTTTTGACAAAATGCTTTCAAGCGAAGAGATAAAGGTTCTTATTACAGCACTTGGAACAGGGATAGGACCTGATGATTTTAATATCTCAAAGATAAGATACCACAAGATAATACTCATGACAGATGCTGATGTAGATGGTGCTCACATCAGGACCCTTCTGCTAACATTTTTCTTCAGACAGATGCCAGAGGTCATTGAAAAAGGCTATCTTTATATTGCCCAGCCTCCTCTTTACAGGATTAAGAGAGGTAAGCAGGAGTTTTATGTCCAGACTGACGGAGAACTACAGGATATGCTCTTAAAAATAGTACAGAATGAGCTTGATGTTATTACATCTGGCAGGAGAATCCCTTCCGAGGAACTTCCAAAAAAATTGAAGACACTCCAGGCAATTGACAAGCTCCTTCTATGGTTTAAAGATAGAAGGATTGATCCTGATGTACTTGCCTTTATAGCAGCAAAGTCTGTAACAAGGGAGACTCTGAAGGCAAAGACAAGGGTGAAGGAAGTGCTTTCTGATCTTAAAGAGCATATTCCTGATATCCAGACAGGGGAGATCGAAGAGGACGAGGAGCATGGAGGATATAAGTTTAAGGTGAAAAGACAGACCTACAGATTTACAGTTAACTATGAACTTGTAGCCTCACCGGATTATAAAGAGCTTGAGGCCCTTTACAGAGCAAGACAGGATTTTGTTCCTCCCTACAAGGTAACAGTCCATAAAAAAGAGGAGACTTCTCCATTACAGAAGGAAATGGAATTTAAGACAGACAGAGAGCTTCTAGAATATGTCCTTTCTCTGAGCAAAAAAGGACTCACCATTCAGAGATATAAAGGACTGGGTGAGATGAATCCTGCTCAGCTCTGGGAGACAACAATGGATCCTGAAAAGAGGTCACTGCTCAGGGTTACCATTGAGGATTCTGTTAAGGCTGATGAAATCTTTACAATCCTAATGGGTGATCAGGTTGAGCCAAGAAAGGAATTCATAATGAAGCATGCCCTTGAGGCAAGAAATCTTGATATTTAA
- a CDS encoding metalloregulator ArsR/SmtB family transcription factor, with translation MKKQKTLYELQAEICKVLASPKRIEILNVLKDGEKTVSELVEILGVPKANVSQHLAIMRHKGVLKTRRKGVNIYYSISHSKIIEACTLMKEVLNEQLKEKSKYIELVSS, from the coding sequence ATGAAAAAGCAAAAAACACTCTACGAGCTCCAGGCAGAGATATGCAAGGTTCTTGCAAGCCCTAAAAGAATAGAGATTCTTAATGTTCTTAAGGATGGAGAAAAGACCGTGTCTGAGCTTGTAGAGATACTCGGTGTTCCAAAGGCAAATGTATCCCAGCACCTTGCTATAATGAGACATAAGGGTGTGCTTAAAACAAGGAGAAAGGGTGTTAATATTTATTACAGCATATCCCATTCCAAAATAATAGAGGCATGCACTCTTATGAAGGAAGTTCTTAATGAGCAATTAAAGGAAAAGTCAAAATATATAGAGCTTGTCTCATCATGA
- the gyrA gene encoding DNA gyrase subunit A produces the protein MEEQQRLIGASVGNRELEEEMKVSYLDYAMSVIIGRALPDVRDGLKPVQRRILYAMFREGLLPGKKYSKCAGVVGEVLKKYHPHGDAAVYDALVRLAQDFNMRYPLVDGQGNFGSIDGDPPAAYRYTEARLAKIAEELLADIDKDTVDFVPNFDETTEEPVVLPTKVPNLLINGSSGIAVGMATNIPPHNLGEVIDALVKLLDEPNTSIEELMGVLKGPDFPTGGIIYGTEGIKQAYLHGKGLIKIRARARIERDKKGERIVITEIPYQVNKAQLLKKIAELIRDKKFEGISELRDESDRDGIRIVLELKKGEIAQVILNNLYKHTQMESTFGIIMLAIVEGQPRILNLKKLLNLFLEHRRNVVLRRTAFDLKKAEERAHILEGLKIAVENLDAIIALIRGSRSPEEAKLGLMKNYPLTEIQAQAILDMKLQRLTALERDKILLEYEETQKEIKRLKEILGSEKLLKSIIRQEFLEIKEKYADPRRTDILEETGELKIEDLITEEDNVITISHFGYIKRAPLSQYRIQRRGGKGLTGMETKEEDYVTDLYIGSTHDHILFFTNKGKLYWLKVYQIPEAGRYSRGKAIVNLLPLEQDERIATALVTRLDKEGYIVMFTKRGLVKKTDLKEFSNPRSKGIIAITLEEGDELISVKQTDGKSDLIIGTKKGLAIRFKEEEVRPVGRAAKGVIGIRLLKDDEVVSADTAQE, from the coding sequence ATGGAAGAACAGCAGAGACTAATAGGTGCTTCAGTAGGTAACCGTGAACTTGAAGAGGAGATGAAGGTAAGCTATTTAGATTACGCAATGAGCGTTATTATAGGTAGGGCGCTTCCTGATGTAAGAGACGGACTCAAGCCTGTGCAGAGAAGGATACTTTATGCAATGTTCAGAGAAGGACTTCTTCCGGGAAAGAAGTATTCAAAATGTGCAGGTGTTGTCGGAGAGGTTCTAAAAAAATACCATCCCCATGGAGATGCTGCTGTTTATGATGCCCTTGTAAGACTTGCCCAGGATTTCAATATGCGTTACCCCCTGGTGGATGGACAGGGAAACTTTGGTTCGATAGATGGTGATCCTCCTGCAGCCTATAGATATACAGAGGCAAGGCTTGCAAAGATAGCTGAAGAACTCCTTGCTGATATTGATAAAGATACAGTTGATTTTGTTCCTAATTTTGATGAAACTACAGAAGAGCCTGTTGTTCTTCCAACAAAAGTGCCCAATCTTTTAATAAATGGTTCCTCAGGTATTGCTGTTGGAATGGCAACAAATATTCCTCCACACAATCTTGGAGAGGTTATAGATGCCCTTGTAAAACTCCTTGATGAGCCCAATACCTCCATTGAGGAATTAATGGGTGTTCTTAAGGGTCCTGATTTTCCAACTGGCGGCATTATATATGGAACAGAGGGTATAAAACAGGCTTATCTTCATGGTAAGGGGCTTATAAAAATAAGGGCAAGGGCAAGGATCGAAAGGGATAAAAAAGGTGAAAGGATTGTTATTACAGAGATTCCCTATCAGGTCAATAAGGCTCAGCTACTTAAAAAGATCGCTGAACTCATAAGGGATAAAAAATTTGAGGGCATATCAGAGCTCCGGGATGAGTCGGACAGGGATGGAATAAGGATAGTCCTTGAGCTAAAAAAAGGAGAGATCGCCCAGGTTATACTTAATAATCTCTACAAGCACACCCAGATGGAGAGTACCTTTGGAATCATCATGCTTGCCATTGTTGAGGGCCAGCCAAGGATACTTAACCTAAAAAAACTTTTGAATCTCTTTCTTGAGCACAGAAGGAATGTTGTTTTAAGAAGAACAGCCTTTGACCTTAAAAAGGCCGAAGAAAGGGCTCATATACTGGAAGGACTCAAGATTGCTGTTGAAAATCTTGATGCAATCATAGCCCTTATAAGGGGTTCCAGGTCACCGGAAGAGGCAAAGCTTGGCCTTATGAAAAATTATCCCCTCACTGAAATACAGGCACAGGCAATCCTGGACATGAAGCTACAGAGATTGACTGCACTTGAAAGAGACAAAATCCTCCTTGAGTATGAAGAGACCCAAAAGGAGATAAAGAGATTAAAAGAGATACTGGGAAGCGAAAAACTTCTAAAGTCCATTATCAGGCAGGAGTTTCTAGAAATAAAGGAAAAATATGCTGATCCAAGAAGAACAGATATCCTTGAAGAGACAGGAGAGCTGAAAATTGAAGACCTCATAACAGAGGAGGACAATGTTATAACAATCTCCCATTTCGGATATATAAAAAGGGCACCTCTTTCACAGTACAGGATTCAGAGAAGAGGTGGAAAAGGCCTCACAGGCATGGAGACAAAGGAAGAGGATTATGTTACAGACCTTTATATTGGTTCCACGCATGACCATATTCTTTTCTTCACTAACAAAGGAAAACTCTACTGGCTTAAGGTTTACCAGATACCAGAAGCTGGTAGATACAGCAGAGGTAAGGCTATTGTTAATCTCCTTCCCCTTGAACAAGATGAGAGAATTGCAACAGCACTTGTTACAAGACTTGATAAAGAAGGCTATATTGTAATGTTCACAAAAAGAGGTCTTGTTAAGAAAACAGACCTTAAAGAATTTTCAAATCCCAGGTCAAAAGGGATTATTGCCATTACCCTTGAAGAAGGAGATGAGCTTATATCAGTAAAACAGACTGATGGAAAATCAGACCTTATTATCGGAACAAAGAAGGGTCTTGCAATCAGATTTAAGGAAGAGGAGGTCAGGCCAGTAGGAAGAGCTGCCAAAGGCGTAATTGGCATAAGACTCCTTAAGGATGATGAGGTGGTGAGTGCTGATACTGCTCAGGAA